One window of Branchiostoma lanceolatum isolate klBraLanc5 chromosome 8, klBraLanc5.hap2, whole genome shotgun sequence genomic DNA carries:
- the LOC136440435 gene encoding MAM domain-containing glycosylphosphatidylinositol anchor protein 2-like — protein sequence MTPTLPTNTRCLEFWYHMYGSNIDQLNIYQRPTGNTQLGTPIWSLAGDQGNVWDQARLDLAADTNFKIVFEGVRGSGIYGDIAVDDVSFRSTPCGDGSCNFDIDATLCGYQQDNTDDFDWTRQQGSTTTDDTGPSSDHTTGSELSIAA from the exons ATGACTCCGACCCTGCCTACCAACACCAGATGTCTGGagttctggtaccacatgtacggcAGTAACATAGATCAACTCAACATTTACCAAAGACCCACAGGCAACACTCAGCTGGGAACCCCAATATGGTCTCTAGCAGGGGACCAAGGCAAcgtctgggaccaggctaggctTGATCTTGCGGCTGATACCAACTTCAAA ATCGTGTTTGAGGGCGTCAGGGGATCTGGCATCTATGGTGACATCGCAGTAGATGACGTCAGTTTCAGATCAACGCCATGCGGTGACG GAAGCTGTAATTTCGACATCGATGCTACTTTGTGCGGCTATCAGCAGGACAACACAGATGACTTTGACTGGACGCGTCAACAGGGCTCTACAACGACTGATGATACCGGGCCTTCATCGGACCACACTACTGGCTCTG AACTGAGTATCGCGGCTTGA